From Carnobacterium alterfunditum DSM 5972:
GGCATTGTTTCGAATGCAGATGCTTACCTATTTGAGAGCAACCATGATCTTGAGATGCTGCGTATGGGCAATTACCCATGGCATTTAAAGCAACGTATCTTGGGAGATAAGGGGCATCTTTCAAATGAAGATGGTGCATTAGCTTTAGCTGAAATTATAGGAGATGCTACTAAAAGAGTGTATTTGGGTCATTTAAGTAAAGATAATAATTTAAAAGAATTGGCTCATATGACTGCTGTGAGTATTTTAAAGGAAAAAGAAACTGGAGTAGAGGATAAATTTTTAGTATTTGATACTGATCCGGTTGCACCGACTTCTCTATTTGTTGTTTAATAAAAAAATGGATCGCTCATGATTTTACTACATTCATGAGCGGTTCAATTTTTTTCTAATGCGTTAATGATCACTTAAAGAAAGTTTAGTGTTAAACTTATATAATAAATTATATAAATATCCCAAAAATTTCATATAAAATTCAAATATAAAAATTACAATAGAGCTATAAAAAAATACTAGGGGTGAATGCAATGAGTGATGAAAATCAAACCAATCAACCGGTTGAGGAAAAAGCAGAAACGAAAGCAGACGATCAAAAAAAAATCAGAGCTTCAAATACTGAACCTTCCCCGAAAAAAAGCAAAAAAAATGGCTCATTGAGAGGTAGCATTATTGGAGGACTGATCGGTGGTTTGATCGTAGCAGCATTAGGTGGAGGATACTTGTTAGCTACTGATGATAGTATCAATAGTGATACAGGCACAGGTATGGTTGATGAAAATACTGGTGAAGTCATCACTACGAAAGTTAGTGTAGATGTAACTTCTGACGTGACAGAAGCTGTCGAAAAAGTTGAAGATTCAGTTGTTTCAGTTGTTAATATGCAATCACAAGCTTCTGAAGGATTTGGTGATGCATTTGAGACCAAGGAAAGCTTACAAGAAGAAGGCAGCTTAGAGACTGCTGGTGAAGGTAGTGGCGTTATCTATAAAAAGGACGATGATACTGCCTATATCGTAACCAATAATCATGTTATCGATGGTTCAGATGCAATTGAAGTTATTTTAAAAGATGGCACAAAAGTTGAAGCTGAACTAATTGGAACAGATATTTGGACCGATTTAGCCGTATTGTCAATTTCTGCTGAAAATATAACAACAGTTGCTACTTTTGGTGATTCGGAAGTATTAAGGGTCGGTGAACCAGCAATTGCAATTGGTTCTCCACTAGGTACAAACTTTGCTTCTTCGGTAACGCAAGGGATTATTTCCGCAAAAAATCGCAGTGTTGAAACAGATATAACCGGTGATGGTGTTGTGGATTGGGAAGTAACAGCTATTCAAACCGATGCAGCAATCAATCCAGGTAATTCTGGCGGAGCGCTGATCAATATAGCTGGACAAGTCATAGGAATCAACTCAATGAAGATTTCTAGTGATACGGTTGAAGGAATGGGTTTTGCGATTCCTAGTAATGATGTAGTAAGCATCATTAATCAATTGGAGGCAAATGGAGAAGTTGTTCGTCCAGTGTTAGGTGTCAATTTATTGGATCTAACAGAAATATCCGAACAACAACAAGAATCGATATTGAACTTACCAGAAGAAGTTACTTCTGGTATTGTAGTAGCTGAAGTTGAACCCGATTCAGCAGCTGAAGTTGGCGGTCTAGAGCAATATGA
This genomic window contains:
- a CDS encoding trypsin-like peptidase domain-containing protein; the protein is MRASNTEPSPKKSKKNGSLRGSIIGGLIGGLIVAALGGGYLLATDDSINSDTGTGMVDENTGEVITTKVSVDVTSDVTEAVEKVEDSVVSVVNMQSQASEGFGDAFETKESLQEEGSLETAGEGSGVIYKKDDDTAYIVTNNHVIDGSDAIEVILKDGTKVEAELIGTDIWTDLAVLSISAENITTVATFGDSEVLRVGEPAIAIGSPLGTNFASSVTQGIISAKNRSVETDITGDGVVDWEVTAIQTDAAINPGNSGGALINIAGQVIGINSMKISSDTVEGMGFAIPSNDVVSIINQLEANGEVVRPVLGVNLLDLTEISEQQQESILNLPEEVTSGIVVAEVEPDSAAEVGGLEQYDVIVKFNGVEVTDSISLRKEIYAAELGKEIEVEYYHDGELQKTTVTMTAEIDL